Proteins encoded within one genomic window of Entelurus aequoreus isolate RoL-2023_Sb linkage group LG26, RoL_Eaeq_v1.1, whole genome shotgun sequence:
- the LOC133643122 gene encoding uncharacterized protein LOC133643122 → MLPFQQGEDIENFLVRFERIARTWGWPQSDWACRLVPLLTGKALDAYSAMEEDASNVYTDLKEALLAKFDISPETYRLQFRSTYIPPGESPKETYNRLKGLYRRWIKPEQHSKEDIAELFILEQMLRMLPNEMKTWVKEHEPEDGLTVAKLAGQYLNARKGLRMPRQQNNRVAAQGAADLSHQRGVQKAGGYSTSGDNRLLPRQSPVKDLICYHCQQPGHRAPVCPLKGPKLSSFCHVPHPSVPASVMAPALAPNSEPEAKPIMVPACVNGRPVQALLDTGSSMTLLNHSFVSLGNLDYQHATAIQCVHGDQRIYPVADVTIVIDDQAFLLRVGVLDHMPHDMILGRDLPIHVVCMHV, encoded by the coding sequence ATGCTCCCTTTCCAGCAGGGTGAGGACATCGAAAACTTTCTTGTCCGCTTCGAGCGCATCGCTCGCACCTGGGGCTGGCCTCAGTCTGACTGGGCCTGCCGACTTGTTCCACTCTTGACCGGCAAAGCTCTGGATGCCTATTCTGCGATGGAGGAAGATGCTTCCAACGTCTATACTGACCTTAAAGAAGCCCTCCTTGCTAAGTTTGATATCTCTCCTGAGACTTATAGACTCCAGTTCCGGTCAACCTACATTCCCCCTGGTGAATCTCCCAAGGAGACTTACAACAGACTCAAAGGTCTCTACAGAAGATGGATCAAGCCAGAGCAGCATTCCAAAGAAGACATTGCAGAGCTCTTCATTCTGGAGCAAATGCTTCGCATGCTGCCCAACGAAATGAAGACTTGGGTGAAGGAACATGAGCCAGAAGACGGACTTACTGTTGCTAAACTTGCAGGCCAGTACTTGAATGCTCGTAAAGGACTCCGAATGCCAAGGCAGCAGAACAACCGTGTAGCAGCCCAAGGTGCAGCCGACCTGTCACACCAAAGAGGTGTGCAGAAAGCAGGTGGTTATAGCACCTCAGGGGACAACAGACTGCTCCCGAGACAGAGTCCAGTGAAGGATCTCATCTGCTACCACTGCCAACAGCCAGGGCATCGAGCCCCAGTCTGCCCCTTGAAAGGTCCCAAGCTGTCCAGCTTCTGTCATGTTCCCCATCCATCTGTCCCAGCTTCAGTCATGGCACCTGCTCTTGCACCCAATTCTGAACCTGAGGCCAAACCTATCATGGTGCCAGCTTGTGTTAATGGCCGTCCAGTGCAAGCATTGTTGGACACAGGTAGCTCCATGACACTGTTGAACCATTCTTTTGTGTCACTTGGTAATCTTGACTATCAGCATGCCACAGCCATTCAATGTGTCCATGGTGATCAAAGAATATATCCCGTGGCTGATGTGACCATCGTCATCGATGACCAGGCTTTCTTGCTCCGTGTGGGGGTTCTTGATCACATGCCCCATGACATGATCTTGGGCAGAGACTTGCCTAttcatgttgtatgtatgcatgtgtga